One genomic segment of Polyangiaceae bacterium includes these proteins:
- a CDS encoding transglycosylase SLT domain-containing protein: MRALRPLVCCFAILAAPSAGAQSKKAPSDERKTERPQGETKAASKEAPKAAGKSASSSASDAKSSNDKGKDKVEPRKTDAARKDTKRRPRHSADKTVAKNDPKPAAKRDPKAAAKRDAKSDPPRPAKADSKNGSGAGGKAEAKSDSRDASAKSKSNTDSAIAAAPSAPDVGPGPGAGSRTVVPKQEATLPTPSSESAPQATPAQNTPQEPVSPSDEGASAKSHRVGRPPKNPKSQLPSGAERPTANPAVRRAIAGGPTLEDSLAKAADPELDALRAADRVLFPKPLHGFEAGWSWPGVAHGSRGPEVVASGLPAEADLAPKAALDESAVTAEWIRSLTMPNLPVRLEARVVRYLKFYRDNSRGKSIARVWAKKSGRFVPSLKAELSKAGLPTDLVWLSLIESGHNPTIASPAGAAGLWQFMPESGRMYGLVVDRWVDERLDPKRSTEAAIAYLSDLYRRFGNWELAMAAYNMGHGGLTRAIQKFNSNDFWELSKHEAAIPWETTLYVPKIFAIAIVMNNKRAFGIADVAPEAPEHFEAVLVPSGTSLSAVASAAGLSDKSLEALNPHLLSGRVPPLKPGERRQGVLVRVPQGRGPSATRTLAAAQPEAGLASYLVKLGDTPETVAASASAGIGDLRRLNRLRSDETLTAGDVLLVPRRSREPAPAGPTPEVVVVPDLGVAYPNRDRVFVLVRDGDSLGALSKALAVTEAELQRWNALDPTARLLAGMTLQAWVERGKSAGVRVFREADTRVLAMGTPEFIEYFEEKNGKARVVIKARAGETLSRIGRRYGVSSGWMERINRKSRHTKLKAGESVVLYLAKDRAGAVADDEREAKTEPLPPIDAPAPEALPAVPEAPSASSPTRAPSGS; this comes from the coding sequence ATGCGCGCACTTCGGCCTCTCGTGTGCTGCTTTGCCATCTTGGCTGCGCCCTCGGCGGGCGCGCAGTCCAAGAAGGCGCCCAGCGATGAGCGCAAGACGGAGCGTCCGCAGGGGGAGACCAAGGCGGCGTCGAAGGAAGCTCCCAAGGCGGCGGGCAAGTCGGCATCAAGTTCGGCTAGCGACGCCAAGTCGAGCAACGACAAGGGCAAAGACAAGGTCGAGCCGCGTAAGACGGACGCTGCGAGGAAGGACACCAAGCGCCGACCCAGGCACTCCGCCGACAAGACCGTCGCCAAGAACGACCCCAAGCCTGCCGCCAAACGCGACCCCAAGGCCGCTGCCAAACGTGACGCCAAGAGCGACCCGCCGCGCCCCGCCAAGGCCGACAGCAAGAACGGGAGCGGTGCAGGCGGCAAGGCCGAAGCCAAGTCCGACAGTCGCGATGCATCTGCGAAGTCGAAGTCGAATACGGACTCTGCAATCGCTGCGGCGCCGTCCGCTCCCGACGTGGGGCCGGGGCCTGGGGCAGGCAGTCGTACAGTAGTGCCGAAGCAGGAGGCGACGCTCCCGACGCCCAGCTCCGAGTCCGCGCCGCAAGCCACGCCTGCGCAGAACACGCCCCAGGAGCCAGTGTCTCCCTCGGACGAAGGGGCGAGCGCCAAGAGCCATCGCGTTGGACGTCCGCCCAAGAACCCCAAGTCCCAGCTGCCGTCCGGTGCGGAGCGGCCCACGGCGAACCCGGCGGTGCGACGCGCCATCGCGGGCGGACCGACCTTGGAGGACTCCCTGGCGAAGGCGGCGGATCCCGAGCTCGATGCGCTGCGAGCGGCAGACCGCGTGCTGTTTCCCAAACCTCTGCACGGCTTCGAAGCAGGGTGGAGCTGGCCCGGGGTCGCTCACGGATCTCGCGGCCCCGAAGTCGTGGCCAGCGGGCTGCCCGCCGAGGCGGATTTGGCGCCGAAGGCCGCGCTCGACGAGTCGGCGGTGACCGCGGAGTGGATTCGCTCCCTGACGATGCCGAACCTTCCCGTGCGGCTCGAAGCGCGAGTCGTGCGCTATCTGAAGTTCTACCGGGACAACTCCCGGGGCAAGTCGATCGCGCGAGTGTGGGCCAAGAAGAGCGGGCGCTTCGTGCCATCGCTGAAGGCCGAGCTGTCCAAGGCGGGTCTTCCGACGGATCTGGTTTGGCTCAGCCTGATCGAGAGTGGACACAACCCAACCATCGCATCGCCGGCGGGAGCCGCCGGGCTCTGGCAGTTCATGCCCGAGTCCGGACGCATGTACGGCCTGGTGGTCGATCGCTGGGTGGACGAGCGCCTCGATCCCAAGCGCAGCACCGAGGCCGCCATCGCCTACCTGTCCGACTTGTACCGGCGCTTCGGCAATTGGGAGTTGGCCATGGCCGCCTACAACATGGGCCACGGCGGTCTCACCCGCGCGATTCAGAAGTTCAACAGCAACGACTTCTGGGAGCTGTCCAAGCACGAGGCGGCCATTCCTTGGGAAACGACGCTCTACGTCCCGAAGATCTTCGCCATTGCCATCGTGATGAACAACAAGCGCGCCTTCGGCATTGCCGACGTCGCTCCCGAGGCGCCAGAGCACTTCGAGGCCGTGCTGGTGCCCTCGGGGACGAGCCTGAGCGCTGTCGCCAGCGCCGCAGGCCTGAGCGACAAGAGCCTGGAGGCACTCAACCCCCACCTGCTCTCGGGGCGCGTGCCGCCCCTCAAACCTGGCGAACGACGGCAGGGCGTGCTGGTGCGCGTGCCCCAAGGGCGCGGGCCGAGCGCGACCCGCACGTTGGCAGCGGCTCAACCCGAAGCCGGGCTCGCGAGCTACCTGGTCAAGCTGGGCGACACGCCAGAGACCGTCGCCGCCTCGGCCAGCGCCGGAATCGGCGATCTGCGGCGCTTGAATCGTCTGCGTAGTGACGAGACCCTGACGGCGGGGGACGTGTTGCTCGTCCCGCGACGGTCGCGCGAGCCCGCCCCTGCAGGCCCCACCCCCGAAGTCGTGGTGGTGCCGGATCTCGGCGTTGCGTATCCCAATCGCGATCGCGTGTTCGTGTTGGTCCGCGACGGCGACTCTCTTGGTGCGTTGTCCAAGGCCCTGGCGGTGACGGAGGCGGAGCTTCAACGTTGGAACGCGCTGGATCCGACGGCGCGGCTCCTCGCCGGGATGACGCTGCAGGCTTGGGTGGAGCGTGGCAAGTCCGCCGGCGTGCGCGTGTTTCGCGAAGCTGACACTCGCGTCCTCGCCATGGGCACCCCCGAGTTCATCGAGTACTTCGAAGAGAAGAACGGCAAGGCCCGCGTGGTGATCAAGGCGCGGGCAGGGGAGACTCTGTCGCGCATCGGCCGCCGCTACGGCGTGAGTTCGGGATGGATGGAGCGCATCAATCGCAAGTCGCGCCATACCAAGCTGAAGGCCGGCGAGTCCGTCGTGCTCTACCTGGCCAAGGACCGCGCTGGCGCCGTGGCCGATGACGAGCGCGAAGCGAAGACCGAACCCCTGCCCCCAATCGACGCACCCGCTCCCGAAGCTCTGCCCGCGGTGCCGGAAGCGCCGAGCGCGTCATCCCCGACCCGCGCCCCCTCCGGCAGCTAA
- a CDS encoding phosphoribosylformylglycinamidine synthase subunit PurQ: MSLSPSTLEQLETFDALPTQQRAERRRAVRVLVLTGLGLNCEAETVHAFQRVGASPETVHLLDLLETPGRLLDYQILAFIGGFAFGDHLGAGFVFANKIRYRMYDELLAFIDRGGLALGVCNGFQTMTRLGMLPGLDGDYRTPRATLGPNDRPGYRDAWVRLRFDATSPCVWTRGIDTLELPARHGEGKLLFAEGVRERVESASLVAARYVDESLEPTEAWPANPNGSPGGAAGLCDPTGRLFGLMPHPDAYLFPFQHPNWPRARARGEAAEAGGLAIFQRGVDAAAAFSR; the protein is encoded by the coding sequence GTGAGTCTCTCCCCATCGACGCTCGAACAGCTGGAGACCTTCGACGCGCTTCCCACGCAGCAGCGCGCGGAGCGCCGCCGCGCGGTGCGCGTGCTAGTGCTGACCGGCCTCGGACTCAACTGCGAAGCCGAGACGGTGCATGCCTTTCAACGAGTCGGCGCGAGCCCGGAAACGGTACACCTGCTGGACTTGCTGGAAACACCCGGTCGGCTGTTGGACTACCAGATCCTCGCGTTCATTGGCGGCTTTGCCTTTGGAGATCACCTCGGCGCCGGCTTCGTGTTCGCGAACAAGATCCGCTATCGCATGTACGACGAGCTCCTTGCCTTCATCGACCGGGGCGGGCTGGCTCTTGGTGTGTGCAATGGGTTCCAGACCATGACGCGCCTCGGCATGCTTCCGGGGTTGGATGGTGACTACCGCACCCCCAGAGCGACTCTTGGTCCCAACGATCGCCCCGGCTATCGAGATGCATGGGTTCGCTTGCGATTCGACGCGACCTCTCCTTGTGTCTGGACTCGCGGCATCGACACCCTCGAGCTGCCGGCACGCCACGGCGAAGGAAAACTGCTCTTTGCCGAGGGAGTGCGCGAGCGGGTCGAATCCGCCTCGCTGGTCGCCGCACGCTACGTCGACGAATCCCTCGAGCCGACGGAAGCCTGGCCTGCAAACCCAAACGGATCCCCGGGTGGCGCGGCGGGGCTTTGTGACCCCACCGGACGCTTGTTCGGCTTGATGCCGCACCCGGACGCCTATCTTTTCCCCTTCCAGCACCCAAACTGGCCACGCGCGCGAGCCCGAGGTGAGGCCGCAGAAGCAGGCGGGCTGGCCATCTTCCAGCGCGGCGTGGACGCTGCAGCCGCGTTTTCCCGCTAG
- a CDS encoding sigma-70 family RNA polymerase sigma factor, translating to MTDVDSCFSTDDETFALLLAEACPRAWSRMELRHGATVRRSIARVVGRFPGLCCSDTVDEVHAELTIRLLKNRGAKLRAFKSGRGLTLEQWLMRIGKQAAFDHVRRMRRRRTTPLQFDIPVASDHDPHAECLGRERSQLLERALAVLPPRERQLYELCIAGQEDPERAAAQMGIRVATVYSKKHKLMARLSRVLSDEARLAA from the coding sequence ATGACCGACGTGGATTCTTGCTTTTCGACCGACGACGAAACGTTCGCCCTGCTCCTCGCGGAGGCCTGCCCCCGAGCCTGGTCGCGGATGGAGCTCCGCCATGGCGCCACGGTGCGGCGCAGCATTGCGCGGGTCGTGGGCCGCTTTCCGGGCCTGTGCTGTTCCGACACGGTGGACGAGGTGCACGCTGAGCTGACGATTCGTCTGCTGAAGAACCGAGGTGCGAAGCTGCGTGCATTCAAGAGTGGTCGCGGGCTCACCCTGGAGCAATGGCTGATGCGCATTGGCAAGCAAGCCGCTTTCGACCATGTACGCCGCATGCGGCGGCGCCGCACTACTCCGCTACAGTTCGACATTCCCGTGGCTTCGGATCACGACCCCCACGCCGAGTGCCTCGGCCGCGAGCGCAGCCAATTGCTGGAGCGCGCGCTTGCGGTCCTGCCTCCGCGCGAGCGGCAGCTGTACGAGCTCTGCATTGCTGGCCAGGAAGATCCCGAGCGTGCCGCGGCACAGATGGGCATCCGCGTTGCAACCGTGTACAGCAAGAAGCACAAGTTGATGGCACGTCTGTCACGCGTACTGTCCGACGAAGCCCGCCTGGCCGCCTAG
- a CDS encoding sigma 54-interacting transcriptional regulator codes for MPRAPFDTVQSSTMALELDRTFAASTFRLVVIEGNDTGKEFLLDGDTVLRVMVGTSPACDARLSDPSVSRRHATVELTGRRLRIRDHDSTNGTFVDGVAVVDAFLRGAEIVRIGGTALRVDEVGPYREHKLPGGVQFGRVIGASPAMRVLYPLCERLAKSDVPVIIEGETGTGKEQLAEALHEQGTRSKGPFVVFDCTAVAPSLIESELFGHEKGAFTGSVGTRRGVFERADGGTLLIDEIGDLPLELQPKLLRAIERSEVTRVGGERATRVNVRLLAATRRDLDHEVQAGRFRDDLFHRIAVTRIELPPLREREGDLRLLVSFFCAQMNADAEGIPPELMKRWEDYAWPGNVRELRNAVMRRVALGDLADVMPSEDTPAHARTLGGPSAPTGNDPIARILALDLPLAEARQKLVDDFEARYVEHVLDQHGGNVTRAAAAAGVARRHLQRLKAKLGE; via the coding sequence ATGCCCCGGGCCCCCTTCGACACGGTGCAGAGCTCCACGATGGCCCTGGAGCTCGATCGCACCTTTGCCGCCAGCACGTTCCGTCTGGTCGTCATCGAGGGGAACGATACCGGGAAGGAATTCTTGTTGGACGGCGACACGGTGCTGCGCGTCATGGTTGGAACCAGTCCCGCATGCGATGCGCGACTGTCGGACCCGAGTGTCTCGCGGCGACATGCGACCGTGGAGTTGACTGGGCGCAGACTGAGAATTCGCGACCACGACTCGACGAACGGTACTTTCGTGGATGGGGTGGCAGTGGTCGACGCGTTCCTCAGGGGCGCGGAGATCGTGCGCATTGGTGGGACTGCGCTGCGCGTCGATGAAGTGGGCCCCTATCGCGAGCACAAGCTGCCGGGAGGCGTGCAGTTCGGTCGGGTGATCGGCGCGAGCCCCGCCATGCGTGTGCTCTACCCCCTGTGCGAGCGCTTGGCGAAATCCGACGTGCCCGTGATCATCGAGGGCGAGACGGGCACCGGCAAGGAACAGCTCGCCGAAGCGCTCCACGAACAAGGTACTCGCAGCAAGGGGCCCTTCGTGGTGTTCGATTGCACCGCCGTCGCGCCGAGTCTGATCGAGAGCGAGCTGTTCGGGCACGAAAAGGGAGCTTTCACCGGCAGCGTCGGTACTCGTCGCGGGGTGTTCGAGCGCGCGGATGGTGGCACGCTGCTGATCGACGAGATCGGCGATCTGCCTCTCGAACTGCAACCCAAGCTGCTACGCGCGATCGAGCGTTCGGAGGTTACCCGCGTCGGCGGCGAGCGCGCCACACGAGTCAACGTGCGGCTGTTGGCGGCTACCCGGCGAGACTTGGACCATGAAGTGCAAGCAGGGCGCTTTCGCGACGACCTGTTCCATCGCATTGCGGTGACTCGCATCGAGCTGCCCCCGCTGCGGGAGCGCGAGGGTGACTTGCGCCTGTTGGTCTCGTTCTTTTGCGCACAGATGAACGCCGACGCCGAGGGCATTCCCCCGGAGCTGATGAAGCGCTGGGAGGACTACGCCTGGCCGGGCAATGTGCGGGAGCTCCGCAATGCGGTCATGCGCCGAGTCGCCCTCGGTGACCTGGCGGACGTCATGCCCAGCGAGGACACGCCCGCTCATGCGCGCACCCTGGGCGGCCCCAGTGCTCCGACCGGCAATGACCCCATCGCGCGAATCCTGGCGCTCGACCTGCCCTTGGCAGAAGCTCGGCAGAAGTTGGTCGACGACTTCGAGGCACGCTACGTGGAGCACGTCCTGGACCAGCACGGCGGCAACGTGACACGGGCTGCCGCGGCGGCCGGGGTGGCCCGGCGCCACCTACAGCGTTTGAAGGCAAAGCTCGGCGAGTAG